The stretch of DNA TTGAACTCCAAATTAATACAAGAATCGTCAATATAATAAACGGACTCCACGCAAAAACCACTTCTTTAAAACTGTGATGTTTCACTTCCATTTTTTCTTCGTCGCGATTCAGACGGAAAATATGCTTCGGTTGATATTTTTTAGAAAATAACGCTAAAGCCCCCATCGATGCGAGCGGCGGAATAATATCAACTAATTCTGGTCCGAAAAATTGGTTAAAGAATACCTGTAAAACAACGAATGGCACGATTGTAACAATAATCGCAGGGAGTGTTTCTTTAATGCCTTTAAAACCATCTAAAATAAAGATTAATAAAAATGGGACAACGATACTTAAAATAGGTAAGCTTAAATTCAATGCTTGTGATACTGCTAAAGCTGAAACATGTCCTTTTAATGCAAGTGTATCAATGACTGATACAGGTAATCCAATCGCACCGTATGCACCTGCTGCACCATTCGCAACGAGGCAGAGCATTGCTGCTTGTAATGGCTTGAATCCAAGCTGAATCAACAACACCGCACAAATTGCAATCGGCACACCAAAACCGGCAACACCTTCTAAAAATGCATTGAATGCAAAACCAATTAAAAGTAACTGGATACGTTGGTCCTCAGAAATGGTTGTAATACTATCTTGAACAATTGAAAACTGACCGCTTTCAACGGTTACTTTATAAAGCCATACGGCCATCATTACGATAAAGCCGATAGGTAAAATACCTTGATAAAAACCTTCTAAAATACCACCTGATGCGACACCTACAGGTAATTTAAACACGAATAATGCAATGACCAGTGTCACGATTAATGTTGTAATTGCCGCATAAATCCCTTTCATTTTAAAGACTGTTAAACATAACAAGAATAAAATGATTGGAATACTTGCAATGAGTGCAGAAATTGCAAGATTATGAAATGGATCGAAACTTTCTACTAACATCTCTTTTCATCTACCTTCAATATTTATTTTTTCAATCCGGATACAAAATCATGTGATTGATTTCACATAAAATATATCACGATACATTGATTAATTCAACAGCATATAGAAATAAAAATAATTGTGAGCTTCTTTTTTAGAGTAAGACAAGAAAATCATACGCTTTCATTCCCATATGTCATTTATTTTTTCTTTCAATTTTTAAAAAGCATATATAATGATAAATGGACGTTTCTTTAAGATTATATAAGTAGTTTTTTCTAAATGCAATAATAGATTTCAAACATGTTTAGACGCATTTTAAAATCTAGTTGTGCTGAAATTCAGTATAATACTTGGAAGCAGCACACGTTATACTATTCAAAAATAAAAAGAATAATTGAAAATTGAAGTTTAAATACAATGCAATACAGCAGAATGATATATTAAAATAAAATTCTTCCACATTATAAAAAGCCGGGACATCATCATCCCGGCATTTTATGAAAATAAAGTAAAGATTTTGACATGGACATCACTCAGAATGATTTCATGCAACTTTTTCTTCACTACGTCCTCATCATTCATCGTTGTGACACACTTCATGTCAACGCAACCATTCTGTCTATTGATGATAATGAGGGTCTACAATTTTAGCTTGTCCCCAGCCATCAACTGTCACGACAATATAAGTTCCTGGTTCAGATGCGTTAATAAAACTGAACATATACGTATATTGACCATTGTTTCCTTGAAGTGCATAGTCGTTGTATGGATTATTTTGTTGATTTAAACTATTGGCTTCAGCTTGTGCGCGATCCAATGACCCTTTAAAGTTTGGTAATTTACTTAATGCCTCTTGTCGATCCACTTGTTGCCCTACTAAATTTTGTGCAACAGGGACGACATTTTGTCCTTGATACGGTGCAACATACGAAGACTGACCCGATGTCGTTCCGTTGCTGTTTGAAGGCGTGCCTTGTCCTCCTGGAACAGTCGATTGTGCATTGTTTGTTGCATCTTGATTCGTGTTCGTATTCGGCTGCTCACCTGACTTTGCATTGTCATCACTTTGATTCTTATCTGTTTGATTCGTGTCTTTCTCCTTATCCTTCGCCTTGTCCTTATCCTTCTGTGTCGTCGTTTGTTTATCTGGATGTGCTGATTTTTGATGATCTTTATTGCTATTGTCATCCGTACATGCTGCAAATAATAAAGGTAATACTAATAAACTGCCAAATAATCTTTTCATCGTGCTTCCTCCTCTTCATCCAACTTCTTTCAAAAACCTATTACTTTTTTATACACTTCTCACTGAATACTAAACCCTTTTTTCTCAATTTACAAAATTTTTTATAACTTTTTCAAACCCATCTTATTTTCTTAAACTTATTCATTAAATTTAAATAATGTATGACTCCTAATGAATGAAAGGACTGATTCACTGATGGATACGGCGATTCATAGGCAGGCATGGGTGATTGCGGCTTCAATACCGCCCAATTCAAACAAATGCCGTGTAATAAAGAAGCACTTGTCGACCGACAACACCCCTATTGTTTTTTCTCATCATTTTTGGTAAAGTGTGGACGAAAAATCGAGGAGGCGGATGACGATGACAAACACATTTAAAGCGTTTCGAGTGACCCATGATGACACGCAATTGTCAGGAGAATTTACTGAATTAACAATCGATGCATTATCTGAAGGAGACGTCACGATTCGTGTACATTATTCTAGTATCAACTATAAAGATGTTTTGGCCGCACAGTCTCATAATAAAATTATTCGCAAATATCCTATTATTCCGGGGATTGATTTAGCTGGAGTCGTTATTGCATCACAACATCCATCGTTTAAAAAAGGGGATAAGGTCATTGCGACAGGTTACGACCTAGGTGTGAAACATGATGGGGGGTTCAGTGAAGTGGCGAGAGTCAATGGCGAATGGCTCGTCCCTCTCCCCGAACAACTTACATTAGAAGAAGCCATGATTTTAGGTACCGCGGGTTTAACAGCTGCCATTTCTATTCAACTATTGGAAGATAATGAAGTGACGTGTACACAAGGACCTGTCCTCGTCCGTGGGGCAACAGGGGGTGTCGGTATTTTATCTGTGATGATGCTGAATGAAATCGGCTATCAAGTCATCGCGAGTTCAGGACAAACACAGTACTACGAACAACTACAATCACTAGGCGCACACACGGTTATTCCGAGAATTGAATCCCTTTCTGACAAAGCATTAGCGCACCCA from Staphylococcus lutrae encodes:
- a CDS encoding L-lactate permease — its product is MLVESFDPFHNLAISALIASIPIILFLLCLTVFKMKGIYAAITTLIVTLVIALFVFKLPVGVASGGILEGFYQGILPIGFIVMMAVWLYKVTVESGQFSIVQDSITTISEDQRIQLLLIGFAFNAFLEGVAGFGVPIAICAVLLIQLGFKPLQAAMLCLVANGAAGAYGAIGLPVSVIDTLALKGHVSALAVSQALNLSLPILSIVVPFLLIFILDGFKGIKETLPAIIVTIVPFVVLQVFFNQFFGPELVDIIPPLASMGALALFSKKYQPKHIFRLNRDEEKMEVKHHSFKEVVFAWSPFIILTILVLIWSSKGFKGLFIEGGALSFFNMRFAIPGTMNEISGKPIMLTFNLLNQTGTALLIAGIITILISSKVNFKRAGALFAEAFKELWLPILTICFILAIAKVTTYGGLTSAMGEGISKTGKAFPFLSPILGWIGVFMTGSVTNNNALFAPIQASVAPQVGTTGALLVGANTAGGAIGKLISPQSIAIATAAVKQVGKESQLLKMTLKYSAALLIFWCIWTFILSLILS
- a CDS encoding oxidoreductase, producing the protein MTNTFKAFRVTHDDTQLSGEFTELTIDALSEGDVTIRVHYSSINYKDVLAAQSHNKIIRKYPIIPGIDLAGVVIASQHPSFKKGDKVIATGYDLGVKHDGGFSEVARVNGEWLVPLPEQLTLEEAMILGTAGLTAAISIQLLEDNEVTCTQGPVLVRGATGGVGILSVMMLNEIGYQVIASSGQTQYYEQLQSLGAHTVIPRIESLSDKALAHPEWQAAIDPVGGATTAEVLKRIQPHGAVALSGNVSGAEFTSTVYPFILRGVRLLGADSVDFPMTRRQYLWQRLAKDLKPRQLHDIKTIIPFSALKSALERAQQHDFIGRIIVDLRSETS